The genome window CCATCGCTTGTTAATACCTTTCCATCTATCTCCAAAGCTTGAGATCTCATTCTACCTTCTAACATATATTCACTCTCTGTTGAAACTCCGTCAATGATAACATCTACTGTTTCACCAATAAATCTTTCATTTTTTCTTTCAACAATCTCTCCCTGAATGTTTAGAAGTTCGCTCCATCTCTTTTCTTTTATCTCTTCAGGAATTTGATTTGGTAAATCATATGCTACTGTGTCTTCTTCTCTTGAATATTTGAAAACTCCTACATAATCAAACTCAAATTCTTTTATAAATTCTTTTAACTCTTCAAAGTTTTCTTCTGTTTCTCCAGGGAAACCAACTATTACAGTGGTTCTTATTGTAGCATCTGGTATTCTTCCTCTGATTCTTCCAAGAATACTTCTTATATAATCTCCTGATTTTGCCCTTCCCATATTTTGTAAAATATTATCAGATATATGTTGGATAGGTACATCAAAATAATTACAAATTTTTGGTTCATCTTTTATGACTTCAATAAGTTCATCTGATATTGAATTTGGATACATATAATAAAGTCTTATCCATTCTATTCCTTCTACTTTTACAAGTTCTTTCAGAAGTTCTGGCAACATTCTCTTTCCATATATATCTTTTCCATATTCAGTTATTTCTTGAGCTAAAAGATTAAGTTCTATAACTCCATCGCTAGCTAATATTTTAGCCTCTTCAACTAGATCTTCAATAGTTCTACTTCTTAACTCTCCTCTAAGTGATGGAATTATACAATAAGTACATTTTTTATCGCACCCTTCAGAGATTTTTAAGTATGCACTATGAGGATAGTTTGTAAGCATTCTTGGAGTTTTTGAAGTAGGTAGGAAGTCTAAACTTCCCACCTTTATCTCTTTATTTCCATTTTGGATAGAATCTACTACTTCTCCTATTTTATCAACGTCCCCTGTTCCTACAACAGCATCTATCTCTGGTATCTCTTTTATAAGTTCATCTTTATATCTTTCAGATAGACAACCACAAACTACTAATTTTTTTAGATTTCCATCTTTTTTATAGTCTGCCATCTCTAAAATAGTTTGAATAGATTCCTCTTTAGCATCATTTATAAATGCACAAGTATTTACTATTACTACATCAGCTTCTTCTAAGTCCTCTACTAGTTCAAGTTGTTTTTCTTTTACTAGTATTCCTAACATATTTTCGCTGTCAACAGTATTTTTACTACAACCAAGACTTATTAATCCTAATTTCATTAATTTCTTAACTCCTTAACTATTTAGTTAAATCTAATAAAACTTTTTTTCTACTTAAACTAATTTTTCCACCTTCATTAGATATAACTTTTACATCAAAGACATCTCCCTCTTTTAATACATCTTCAACATTAGCTACTCTTTCAGTAGAAATTTCTGATACATGTAGAAGTCCTTCTTTTCCAGGAAGTATTTCCATAAATGCACCAAATTTAGCTATTTTTACAACTTTTCCTCTGTAAACTTCTCCTACTTCAACATCTTTTACATGGTAGTTGATTAATTTTACTGTATGTTCTAAAGCATCTAAGTCAGCACAGAAGATTGATACTTTTCCATCATCTTCAATGTCAACTAAAGCTCCTGTTTCATCAATTATTTTTTTGATATTTTTTCCACCAGGTCCGATTAAAGCTCCGATTTTATCTACATCTATTTGCATTTTATAAATTCTTGGAGCGTTTGGAGCAAGTTCTTCTCTTGGAGTAGGAATTGCTGCGTTCATAACTCCTAAAATTTCTATTCTAGCTTTGTGAGCTTGGTTTAAAGCTATTCTCATTATCTCTTCAGTGATTCCAGTTATTTTAATATCCATTTGAAGAGCTGTAATTCCTGATTTTGTTCCAGCAACTTTAAAGTCCATATCTCCTAAGTGGTCTTCAAGTCCCATTATATCTGTAAGAACTGTAAATTCTTCTCCCTCTTTAACAAGTCCCATTGCAATTCCAGCAACGTGTTCTTTGATAGGTACTCCAGCGTCCATAAGTGCTAAAGATCCTCCACAGATTGATGCTTGAGAAGATGATCCGTTTGATTCAGTGATATCTGATACAACTCTTACTGTGTAAGGGAATACATCTTCAGATGGGATTACATATGATAAAGCTCTTTCAGCAAGTGATCCATGTCCTAACTCTCTTCTTCCAGGAGCTCCGTTTCTTCCGATTTCTCCTACTGAATAAGCTGGGAAATTGTAGTGAAGATAGAATCTTTTGTAAAATTCTTCATCTAATGTATCGATTAATTGTTCATTTGCTTTTGATCCAAGAGTTACAGTAACAAGAGCTTGAGTTTCTCCTCTTGTGAACATAGCTGAACCATGAGGCATTGGTAAAGTTCCAACTTCAGCATATAGAGGTCTTATTTCGTCAGTTTTTCTTCCATCAACTCTGTGTTTATGATAAAGTATAGCTTCCCTAACTAATTTTTTCATAAGTCCATCATAGTAAGTATCAAATTCTGTCATTACATCTTCTGGTAATTCTTCTTCTGGAACTTCTGGATAATTTTCATTTACGAAAGCTTGAGTTAATTCTTCTTTTAAAGCGTCTACTGCATCTTGTCTAGCTTGTTTTCCTGTTGTTAATACAGCTTGTTTTAATCTTTCTTCTCCATTTGTGTCGATAAAGTTTTTAACAACTGGGTTTGGTTCTTCTTTTGTAAATTCTATTTTTTCTTTTCCAATTAATTTTGTAAATTCTTCTTGGAATTCACAGATTTTTTTAATATTTTCATGTCCGAACATTATAGCTTTTAACATAGTTTCTTCGTCCATTTCTCTAGCACCAGCTTCAACCATATTAACAGCTTCTTTTGTTCCAGCAACTTTTAAGTTTAAATCACTTTCTTCAAGTTCTGCTGGAGTAGGGTTTAATATAAATTCTCCATCTTTATTTCTTCCAACGATTACTGATGCAACTGGTCCTAAGAAAGGAATATCAGATATCATTAAAGCTGCTGATGATCCGATTGCACATAAATAATCTGGTGTGTTTTCTCCATCATATGAGAATATTGTATCTACAATTTGTACCTCATAATTGAACCCATCTGGGAACATTGGTCTTATAGGTCTATCTGTTAATCTTGATATTAAAGTTGCGTCAACAGATGGTCTTGATTCTCTTTTGTTAAATCCTCCAGGGAATTTTCCAGCAGCGTAAAATTTTTCAATATAGTCTACTGTTAATGGGAAAAAGTCTGAACCTGCTCTTCCTTCTTTACTTCTGTTTACAGTACAAAGCATTACTGTATCTCCATATTGAATCATTACTGCTCCGTTTGATTGTCTAGCAAATTTTCCTGTTGAAAGAGATAGTGTTCTTCCACCAATTTCTAATTCTAATTTTGTTTCGTTAAACATTAATT of Fusobacterium perfoetens contains these proteins:
- the rimO gene encoding 30S ribosomal protein S12 methylthiotransferase RimO, producing MKLGLISLGCSKNTVDSENMLGILVKEKQLELVEDLEEADVVIVNTCAFINDAKEESIQTILEMADYKKDGNLKKLVVCGCLSERYKDELIKEIPEIDAVVGTGDVDKIGEVVDSIQNGNKEIKVGSLDFLPTSKTPRMLTNYPHSAYLKISEGCDKKCTYCIIPSLRGELRSRTIEDLVEEAKILASDGVIELNLLAQEITEYGKDIYGKRMLPELLKELVKVEGIEWIRLYYMYPNSISDELIEVIKDEPKICNYFDVPIQHISDNILQNMGRAKSGDYIRSILGRIRGRIPDATIRTTVIVGFPGETEENFEELKEFIKEFEFDYVGVFKYSREEDTVAYDLPNQIPEEIKEKRWSELLNIQGEIVERKNERFIGETVDVIIDGVSTESEYMLEGRMRSQALEIDGKVLTSDGTANVGDIVKVKLEQNFQYDFIGPIIEEE
- the pnp gene encoding polyribonucleotide nucleotidyltransferase, with amino-acid sequence MFNETKLELEIGGRTLSLSTGKFARQSNGAVMIQYGDTVMLCTVNRSKEGRAGSDFFPLTVDYIEKFYAAGKFPGGFNKRESRPSVDATLISRLTDRPIRPMFPDGFNYEVQIVDTIFSYDGENTPDYLCAIGSSAALMISDIPFLGPVASVIVGRNKDGEFILNPTPAELEESDLNLKVAGTKEAVNMVEAGAREMDEETMLKAIMFGHENIKKICEFQEEFTKLIGKEKIEFTKEEPNPVVKNFIDTNGEERLKQAVLTTGKQARQDAVDALKEELTQAFVNENYPEVPEEELPEDVMTEFDTYYDGLMKKLVREAILYHKHRVDGRKTDEIRPLYAEVGTLPMPHGSAMFTRGETQALVTVTLGSKANEQLIDTLDEEFYKRFYLHYNFPAYSVGEIGRNGAPGRRELGHGSLAERALSYVIPSEDVFPYTVRVVSDITESNGSSSQASICGGSLALMDAGVPIKEHVAGIAMGLVKEGEEFTVLTDIMGLEDHLGDMDFKVAGTKSGITALQMDIKITGITEEIMRIALNQAHKARIEILGVMNAAIPTPREELAPNAPRIYKMQIDVDKIGALIGPGGKNIKKIIDETGALVDIEDDGKVSIFCADLDALEHTVKLINYHVKDVEVGEVYRGKVVKIAKFGAFMEILPGKEGLLHVSEISTERVANVEDVLKEGDVFDVKVISNEGGKISLSRKKVLLDLTK